The Calypte anna isolate BGI_N300 chromosome 2, bCalAnn1_v1.p, whole genome shotgun sequence genome includes a window with the following:
- the LOC103531782 gene encoding lymphocyte antigen 6E has translation MKALLLAVLAAVLCVERAHALICFSCSDASSNWACLKPVKCGENENHCVTTYVGMGFGGKSGQSISKGCSPICPSAGINLGIAAASVYCCDSFLCNISGSSSVKASYTVLALGILVSFIYILRARE, from the exons ATGAAGGCTCTCCTGCTCGCTGTGCTGGCTGCGGTGCTGTGCGTGGAAAGAG CCCACGCACTCATCTGTTTTTCCTGCTCGGATGCATCTTCCAACTGGGCCTGTCTGAAGCCTGTCAAGTGTGGAGAGAATGAAAACCACTGCGTGACGACGTATGTCGGAATGGGATTTG GTGGCAAGTCTGGCCAGTCCATCTCCAAAGGATGTTCTCCCATTTGCCCCAGCGCCGGGATTAACCTCGGCATCGCGGCCGCCTCCGTTTACTGCTGCGACTCCTTCCTCTGCAACATCAGTGGTTCCAGCAGTGTGAAAGCCAGTTACACAGTCCTGGCCTTGGGAATTCTGGTTAGCTTCATCTATATCCTCAGGGCTCGGGAATGA